A stretch of the Candidatus Methylomirabilis tolerans genome encodes the following:
- a CDS encoding hemolysin family protein: MEGLGSGTLVLETVFIFMLILINGFFAGSEIAIISLRRSRVQELVEAGDGRASTVQRLKDDPDRFLATIQIGINLVSTLASAIGGALAVRVIRPLLDRLPGGGLGATGELVALGIVVVVITYLTIVFGELVPKSLALRYAEQVALAIAGPHEAFGRWFSLIGRPLTTSSRLILSLFGAAPQGPTGFVSEAEIKLMVQEGKEKGIFDQTEQELIHSVFEFTETSVKEVMIPRPQIEAIELETPLAEALKLVVETGYSRYPVYHKSLDDICGVLYYKDLLRLQLENREVSLKAITHPAYFVPETMQVSQLLKELQRRRLSMAIVVDEHGGVDGLVTMEDLLEEIVGEIHDEYEAAEKPVERLRDGSLIIDASLSIKDLRDEHGLPFPESPTYETLAGFMLTQLQRMPKAGDIIIYQGKKLTIVDMDGRRLARIKVEELPATH, translated from the coding sequence ATGGAAGGCTTAGGCAGTGGAACACTGGTGCTGGAAACGGTGTTCATCTTCATGCTGATTCTGATCAACGGCTTCTTCGCGGGCTCCGAGATAGCGATCATCTCGCTCCGGCGAAGCCGGGTACAGGAGCTTGTGGAAGCAGGAGATGGCCGGGCATCGACGGTTCAGCGACTCAAGGATGACCCCGACCGATTTCTGGCTACCATCCAGATCGGGATCAATCTTGTCAGTACGCTGGCCTCCGCTATTGGCGGAGCGCTGGCAGTGAGGGTGATCCGCCCCTTGCTTGATCGCCTTCCAGGGGGAGGACTGGGGGCAACGGGTGAGTTGGTCGCCCTTGGGATCGTGGTCGTTGTCATCACCTATCTCACGATCGTCTTCGGAGAGCTGGTCCCCAAATCGCTTGCCCTCCGCTATGCGGAACAGGTTGCCCTCGCGATCGCCGGACCTCACGAGGCCTTTGGCCGTTGGTTCTCGTTGATCGGTCGCCCACTGACCACTTCAAGCCGCCTGATCCTCTCGCTCTTCGGCGCTGCCCCTCAGGGGCCGACAGGGTTTGTCAGCGAGGCGGAGATCAAGCTCATGGTTCAAGAAGGGAAGGAGAAAGGGATCTTCGACCAGACAGAGCAGGAGTTGATCCACAGCGTCTTCGAATTCACGGAGACCTCGGTCAAGGAGGTCATGATCCCTCGCCCCCAAATTGAGGCGATTGAGCTGGAGACCCCGCTGGCGGAGGCACTCAAGCTCGTGGTGGAGACGGGCTACTCCCGCTATCCCGTCTATCACAAGAGTCTCGACGACATCTGCGGCGTCCTGTACTACAAGGATCTGCTGCGGCTGCAACTGGAAAACCGCGAGGTCTCCCTTAAGGCCATCACGCACCCCGCCTACTTCGTCCCGGAGACGATGCAGGTCAGCCAGCTCCTGAAAGAGCTGCAGCGGCGGCGGCTCTCGATGGCGATCGTGGTGGATGAGCACGGGGGAGTGGATGGCCTGGTCACCATGGAGGACCTTCTCGAAGAGATCGTCGGAGAGATCCACGATGAATACGAGGCCGCCGAAAAACCCGTCGAGCGGCTGAGGGACGGCTCGCTCATCATCGACGCCTCACTGAGCATTAAGGACCTGCGGGACGAGCACGGACTGCCATTTCCTGAATCGCCGACCTACGAGACCCTGGCGGGCTTTATGCTGACCCAGCTTCAGCGAATGCCCAAGGCCGGCGACATTATCATCTATCAAGGCAAGAAGCTGACGATCGTGGACATGGACGGCCGACGGCTCGCTCGAATCAAGGTCGAGGAGCTG